A window from Eubalaena glacialis isolate mEubGla1 chromosome 1, mEubGla1.1.hap2.+ XY, whole genome shotgun sequence encodes these proteins:
- the DNAJB12 gene encoding dnaJ homolog subfamily B member 12 isoform X8, whose protein sequence is MESNKDEAERCISIALKAIQSNQPDRALRFLEKAQRLYPTPRVRALIKSLNQKPQSAGDQPQPAEATQATHRKAGGASAPSANGEAGGGESTKGYTAEQVAAVKRVKQCKDYYEILGVSRGASDEDLKKAYRRLALKFHPDKNRAPGATEAFKAIGTAYAVLSNPEKRKQYDQFGDDKNQAARHGHGHGDFHRGFEADISPEDLFNMFFGGGFPSSNVHVYSNGRMRYTYHQRQDRRENQGDGGLGVFVQLMPILILILVSALSQLMVSSPPYSLSLRPSVGHVHRRVTDHLNVVYYVADTFSEEYTGSSLKMVERNVEDDYIANLRNNCWKEKQQKEGLLYRARYFGDADMYHKAQKMGTPSCNRLSEVQASLHG, encoded by the exons ATGGAATCCAACAAGGATGAAGCCGAGCGCTGTATTAGCATCGCCCTCAAGGCCATCCAGAGCAACCAGCCCGACCGGGCGCTCCGCTTCCTGGAGAAGGCGCAGCGGCTGTACCCGACGCCTCGAGTTCGCG CCCTGATCAAGTCCCTCAACCAGAAACCACAGTCGGCCGGCGACCAACCGCAACCCGCCGAGGCAACCCAGGCGACCCATAGGAAAGCAGGTGGGGCCAGCGCCCCCTCGGCCAACGGTGAAGCCGGAGGAGGAGAGAGCACCAAAGGCTACACTGCCGAACAAGTAGCGGCCGTGAAAAG GGTCAAGCAATGTAAAGATTACTACGAGATCCTGGGGGTGAGCAGAGGGGCCTCAGATGAGGACCTGAAGAAGGCCTACCGCAGACTGGCCCTCAAGTTCCACCCTGACAAGAACCGCGCGCCTGGCGCCACTGAAGCTTTCAAAG CCATTGGCACAGCATACGCAGTACTTAGCAACCCAGAGAAAAGGAAGCAGTATGACCAGTTCGGCGATGACAAGAACCAGGCAGCCCGGCACGGCCATGGGCACGGGGACTTCCACCGCGGCTTTGAAGCCGACATCTCCCCTGAAGACCTCTTCAACATGTTCTTTGGAGGTGGCTTCCCGTCTA GTAACGTCCATGTCTATAGCAACGGCCGCATGCGCTACACGTACCATCAAAGGCAGGACCGCAGGGAGAACCAGGGTGAT ggtgggctgggggtgTTTGTCCAGCTGATGCCCATCCTCATCCTGATCCTCGTGTCAGCTCTCAGCCAGCTCATGGTTTCCAGTCCACCCTACAGTCTCAGCCTGAGACC GTCGGTGGGCCACGTCCACAGGCGAGTCACTGACCACCTGAACGTCGTTTACTACGTGGCAGACACGTTTTCTGAGGAGTACACAGGCTCCAGCCTCAAAATGGTTGAACGGAATGTGGAAGACGATTATATTGCCAATCTCCGAAACAACTGTTGGAAGGAAAAGCAGcaaa AGGAAGGCTTGCTGTACCGGGCCCGCTACTTTGGTGACGCAGATATGTACCACAAAGCACAGAAGATGGGCACCCCGAGCTGTAACCGACTGTCAGAGGTGCAGGCCTCCCTGCATGGATAG
- the DNAJB12 gene encoding dnaJ homolog subfamily B member 12 isoform X6, with protein sequence MESNKDEAERCISIALKAIQSNQPDRALRFLEKAQRLYPTPRVRALIKSLNQKPQSAGDQPQPAEATQATHRKAGGASAPSANGEAGGGESTKGYTAEQVAAVKRVKQCKDYYEILGVSRGASDEDLKKAYRRLALKFHPDKNRAPGATEAFKAIGTAYAVLSNPEKRKQYDQFGDDKNQAARHGHGHGDFHRGFEADISPEDLFNMFFGGGFPSSNVHVYSNGRMRYTYHQRQDRRENQGDGGLGVFVQLMPILILILVSALSQLMVSSPPYSLSLRPSVGHVHRRVTDHLNVVYYVADTFSEEYTGSSLKMVERNVEDDYIANLRNNCWKEKQQKEGLLYRARYFGDADMYHKAQKMGTPSCNRLSESQPRGAQDAGAEADS encoded by the exons ATGGAATCCAACAAGGATGAAGCCGAGCGCTGTATTAGCATCGCCCTCAAGGCCATCCAGAGCAACCAGCCCGACCGGGCGCTCCGCTTCCTGGAGAAGGCGCAGCGGCTGTACCCGACGCCTCGAGTTCGCG CCCTGATCAAGTCCCTCAACCAGAAACCACAGTCGGCCGGCGACCAACCGCAACCCGCCGAGGCAACCCAGGCGACCCATAGGAAAGCAGGTGGGGCCAGCGCCCCCTCGGCCAACGGTGAAGCCGGAGGAGGAGAGAGCACCAAAGGCTACACTGCCGAACAAGTAGCGGCCGTGAAAAG GGTCAAGCAATGTAAAGATTACTACGAGATCCTGGGGGTGAGCAGAGGGGCCTCAGATGAGGACCTGAAGAAGGCCTACCGCAGACTGGCCCTCAAGTTCCACCCTGACAAGAACCGCGCGCCTGGCGCCACTGAAGCTTTCAAAG CCATTGGCACAGCATACGCAGTACTTAGCAACCCAGAGAAAAGGAAGCAGTATGACCAGTTCGGCGATGACAAGAACCAGGCAGCCCGGCACGGCCATGGGCACGGGGACTTCCACCGCGGCTTTGAAGCCGACATCTCCCCTGAAGACCTCTTCAACATGTTCTTTGGAGGTGGCTTCCCGTCTA GTAACGTCCATGTCTATAGCAACGGCCGCATGCGCTACACGTACCATCAAAGGCAGGACCGCAGGGAGAACCAGGGTGAT ggtgggctgggggtgTTTGTCCAGCTGATGCCCATCCTCATCCTGATCCTCGTGTCAGCTCTCAGCCAGCTCATGGTTTCCAGTCCACCCTACAGTCTCAGCCTGAGACC GTCGGTGGGCCACGTCCACAGGCGAGTCACTGACCACCTGAACGTCGTTTACTACGTGGCAGACACGTTTTCTGAGGAGTACACAGGCTCCAGCCTCAAAATGGTTGAACGGAATGTGGAAGACGATTATATTGCCAATCTCCGAAACAACTGTTGGAAGGAAAAGCAGcaaa AGGAAGGCTTGCTGTACCGGGCCCGCTACTTTGGTGACGCAGATATGTACCACAAAGCACAGAAGATGGGCACCCCGAGCTGTAACCGACTGTCAGAG AGTCAACCACGTGGGGCCCAGGACGCTGGGGCAGAAGCCGACTCCTGA
- the DNAJB12 gene encoding dnaJ homolog subfamily B member 12 isoform X7, producing MESNKDEAERCISIALKAIQSNQPDRALRFLEKAQRLYPTPRVRALIKSLNQKPQSAGDQPQPAEATQATHRKAGGASAPSANGEAGGGESTKGYTAEQVAAVKRVKQCKDYYEILGVSRGASDEDLKKAYRRLALKFHPDKNRAPGATEAFKAIGTAYAVLSNPEKRKQYDQFGDDKNQAARHGHGHGDFHRGFEADISPEDLFNMFFGGGFPSSNVHVYSNGRMRYTYHQRQDRRENQGDGGLGVFVQLMPILILILVSALSQLMVSSPPYSLSLRPSVGHVHRRVTDHLNVVYYVADTFSEEYTGSSLKMVERNVEDDYIANLRNNCWKEKQQKEGLLYRARYFGDADMYHKAQKMGTPSCNRLSETMKSLENLW from the exons ATGGAATCCAACAAGGATGAAGCCGAGCGCTGTATTAGCATCGCCCTCAAGGCCATCCAGAGCAACCAGCCCGACCGGGCGCTCCGCTTCCTGGAGAAGGCGCAGCGGCTGTACCCGACGCCTCGAGTTCGCG CCCTGATCAAGTCCCTCAACCAGAAACCACAGTCGGCCGGCGACCAACCGCAACCCGCCGAGGCAACCCAGGCGACCCATAGGAAAGCAGGTGGGGCCAGCGCCCCCTCGGCCAACGGTGAAGCCGGAGGAGGAGAGAGCACCAAAGGCTACACTGCCGAACAAGTAGCGGCCGTGAAAAG GGTCAAGCAATGTAAAGATTACTACGAGATCCTGGGGGTGAGCAGAGGGGCCTCAGATGAGGACCTGAAGAAGGCCTACCGCAGACTGGCCCTCAAGTTCCACCCTGACAAGAACCGCGCGCCTGGCGCCACTGAAGCTTTCAAAG CCATTGGCACAGCATACGCAGTACTTAGCAACCCAGAGAAAAGGAAGCAGTATGACCAGTTCGGCGATGACAAGAACCAGGCAGCCCGGCACGGCCATGGGCACGGGGACTTCCACCGCGGCTTTGAAGCCGACATCTCCCCTGAAGACCTCTTCAACATGTTCTTTGGAGGTGGCTTCCCGTCTA GTAACGTCCATGTCTATAGCAACGGCCGCATGCGCTACACGTACCATCAAAGGCAGGACCGCAGGGAGAACCAGGGTGAT ggtgggctgggggtgTTTGTCCAGCTGATGCCCATCCTCATCCTGATCCTCGTGTCAGCTCTCAGCCAGCTCATGGTTTCCAGTCCACCCTACAGTCTCAGCCTGAGACC GTCGGTGGGCCACGTCCACAGGCGAGTCACTGACCACCTGAACGTCGTTTACTACGTGGCAGACACGTTTTCTGAGGAGTACACAGGCTCCAGCCTCAAAATGGTTGAACGGAATGTGGAAGACGATTATATTGCCAATCTCCGAAACAACTGTTGGAAGGAAAAGCAGcaaa AGGAAGGCTTGCTGTACCGGGCCCGCTACTTTGGTGACGCAGATATGTACCACAAAGCACAGAAGATGGGCACCCCGAGCTGTAACCGACTGTCAGAG ACTATGAAATCCCTGGAGAATTTGTGGTGA
- the DNAJB12 gene encoding dnaJ homolog subfamily B member 12 isoform X3 translates to MESNKDEAERCISIALKAIQSNQPDRALRFLEKAQRLYPTPRVRALIKSLNQKPQSAGDQPQPAEATQATHRKAGGASAPSANGEAGGGESTKGYTAEQVAAVKRVKQCKDYYEILGVSRGASDEDLKKAYRRLALKFHPDKNRAPGATEAFKAIGTAYAVLSNPEKRKQYDQFGDDKNQAARHGHGHGDFHRGFEADISPEDLFNMFFGGGFPSSNVHVYSNGRMRYTYHQRQDRRENQGDGGLGVFVQLMPILILILVSALSQLMVSSPPYSLSLRPSVGHVHRRVTDHLNVVYYVADTFSEEYTGSSLKMVERNVEDDYIANLRNNCWKEKQQRHLDLSVGPWGRLTRITEEGLLYRARYFGDADMYHKAQKMGTPSCNRLSESQPRGAQDAGAEADS, encoded by the exons ATGGAATCCAACAAGGATGAAGCCGAGCGCTGTATTAGCATCGCCCTCAAGGCCATCCAGAGCAACCAGCCCGACCGGGCGCTCCGCTTCCTGGAGAAGGCGCAGCGGCTGTACCCGACGCCTCGAGTTCGCG CCCTGATCAAGTCCCTCAACCAGAAACCACAGTCGGCCGGCGACCAACCGCAACCCGCCGAGGCAACCCAGGCGACCCATAGGAAAGCAGGTGGGGCCAGCGCCCCCTCGGCCAACGGTGAAGCCGGAGGAGGAGAGAGCACCAAAGGCTACACTGCCGAACAAGTAGCGGCCGTGAAAAG GGTCAAGCAATGTAAAGATTACTACGAGATCCTGGGGGTGAGCAGAGGGGCCTCAGATGAGGACCTGAAGAAGGCCTACCGCAGACTGGCCCTCAAGTTCCACCCTGACAAGAACCGCGCGCCTGGCGCCACTGAAGCTTTCAAAG CCATTGGCACAGCATACGCAGTACTTAGCAACCCAGAGAAAAGGAAGCAGTATGACCAGTTCGGCGATGACAAGAACCAGGCAGCCCGGCACGGCCATGGGCACGGGGACTTCCACCGCGGCTTTGAAGCCGACATCTCCCCTGAAGACCTCTTCAACATGTTCTTTGGAGGTGGCTTCCCGTCTA GTAACGTCCATGTCTATAGCAACGGCCGCATGCGCTACACGTACCATCAAAGGCAGGACCGCAGGGAGAACCAGGGTGAT ggtgggctgggggtgTTTGTCCAGCTGATGCCCATCCTCATCCTGATCCTCGTGTCAGCTCTCAGCCAGCTCATGGTTTCCAGTCCACCCTACAGTCTCAGCCTGAGACC GTCGGTGGGCCACGTCCACAGGCGAGTCACTGACCACCTGAACGTCGTTTACTACGTGGCAGACACGTTTTCTGAGGAGTACACAGGCTCCAGCCTCAAAATGGTTGAACGGAATGTGGAAGACGATTATATTGCCAATCTCCGAAACAACTGTTGGAAGGAAAAGCAGcaaa GGCATCTGGATCTATCCGTGGGACCCTGGGGCCGTCTCACCAGAATAACAG AGGAAGGCTTGCTGTACCGGGCCCGCTACTTTGGTGACGCAGATATGTACCACAAAGCACAGAAGATGGGCACCCCGAGCTGTAACCGACTGTCAGAG AGTCAACCACGTGGGGCCCAGGACGCTGGGGCAGAAGCCGACTCCTGA
- the DNAJB12 gene encoding dnaJ homolog subfamily B member 12 isoform X5, giving the protein MESNKDEAERCISIALKAIQSNQPDRALRFLEKAQRLYPTPRVRALIKSLNQKPQSAGDQPQPAEATQATHRKAGGASAPSANGEAGGGESTKGYTAEQVAAVKRVKQCKDYYEILGVSRGASDEDLKKAYRRLALKFHPDKNRAPGATEAFKAIGTAYAVLSNPEKRKQYDQFGDDKNQAARHGHGHGDFHRGFEADISPEDLFNMFFGGGFPSSNVHVYSNGRMRYTYHQRQDRRENQGDGGLGVFVQLMPILILILVSALSQLMVSSPPYSLSLRPSVGHVHRRVTDHLNVVYYVADTFSEEYTGSSLKMVERNVEDDYIANLRNNCWKEKQQRHLDLSVGPWGRLTRITEEGLLYRARYFGDADMYHKAQKMGTPSCNRLSEVQASLHG; this is encoded by the exons ATGGAATCCAACAAGGATGAAGCCGAGCGCTGTATTAGCATCGCCCTCAAGGCCATCCAGAGCAACCAGCCCGACCGGGCGCTCCGCTTCCTGGAGAAGGCGCAGCGGCTGTACCCGACGCCTCGAGTTCGCG CCCTGATCAAGTCCCTCAACCAGAAACCACAGTCGGCCGGCGACCAACCGCAACCCGCCGAGGCAACCCAGGCGACCCATAGGAAAGCAGGTGGGGCCAGCGCCCCCTCGGCCAACGGTGAAGCCGGAGGAGGAGAGAGCACCAAAGGCTACACTGCCGAACAAGTAGCGGCCGTGAAAAG GGTCAAGCAATGTAAAGATTACTACGAGATCCTGGGGGTGAGCAGAGGGGCCTCAGATGAGGACCTGAAGAAGGCCTACCGCAGACTGGCCCTCAAGTTCCACCCTGACAAGAACCGCGCGCCTGGCGCCACTGAAGCTTTCAAAG CCATTGGCACAGCATACGCAGTACTTAGCAACCCAGAGAAAAGGAAGCAGTATGACCAGTTCGGCGATGACAAGAACCAGGCAGCCCGGCACGGCCATGGGCACGGGGACTTCCACCGCGGCTTTGAAGCCGACATCTCCCCTGAAGACCTCTTCAACATGTTCTTTGGAGGTGGCTTCCCGTCTA GTAACGTCCATGTCTATAGCAACGGCCGCATGCGCTACACGTACCATCAAAGGCAGGACCGCAGGGAGAACCAGGGTGAT ggtgggctgggggtgTTTGTCCAGCTGATGCCCATCCTCATCCTGATCCTCGTGTCAGCTCTCAGCCAGCTCATGGTTTCCAGTCCACCCTACAGTCTCAGCCTGAGACC GTCGGTGGGCCACGTCCACAGGCGAGTCACTGACCACCTGAACGTCGTTTACTACGTGGCAGACACGTTTTCTGAGGAGTACACAGGCTCCAGCCTCAAAATGGTTGAACGGAATGTGGAAGACGATTATATTGCCAATCTCCGAAACAACTGTTGGAAGGAAAAGCAGcaaa GGCATCTGGATCTATCCGTGGGACCCTGGGGCCGTCTCACCAGAATAACAG AGGAAGGCTTGCTGTACCGGGCCCGCTACTTTGGTGACGCAGATATGTACCACAAAGCACAGAAGATGGGCACCCCGAGCTGTAACCGACTGTCAGAGGTGCAGGCCTCCCTGCATGGATAG
- the DNAJB12 gene encoding dnaJ homolog subfamily B member 12 isoform X2 yields MESNKDEAERCISIALKAIQSNQPDRALRFLEKAQRLYPTPRVRALIKSLNQKPQSAGDQPQPAEATQATHRKAGGASAPSANGEAGGGESTKGYTAEQVAAVKRVKQCKDYYEILGVSRGASDEDLKKAYRRLALKFHPDKNRAPGATEAFKAIGTAYAVLSNPEKRKQYDQFGDDKNQAARHGHGHGDFHRGFEADISPEDLFNMFFGGGFPSSNVHVYSNGRMRYTYHQRQDRRENQGDGGLGVFVQLMPILILILVSALSQLMVSSPPYSLSLRPSVGHVHRRVTDHLNVVYYVADTFSEEYTGSSLKMVERNVEDDYIANLRNNCWKEKQQKEGLLYRARYFGDADMYHKAQKMGTPSCNRLSEGSSYRLCFEAVCWCLWERETDCRRATGQGLRL; encoded by the exons ATGGAATCCAACAAGGATGAAGCCGAGCGCTGTATTAGCATCGCCCTCAAGGCCATCCAGAGCAACCAGCCCGACCGGGCGCTCCGCTTCCTGGAGAAGGCGCAGCGGCTGTACCCGACGCCTCGAGTTCGCG CCCTGATCAAGTCCCTCAACCAGAAACCACAGTCGGCCGGCGACCAACCGCAACCCGCCGAGGCAACCCAGGCGACCCATAGGAAAGCAGGTGGGGCCAGCGCCCCCTCGGCCAACGGTGAAGCCGGAGGAGGAGAGAGCACCAAAGGCTACACTGCCGAACAAGTAGCGGCCGTGAAAAG GGTCAAGCAATGTAAAGATTACTACGAGATCCTGGGGGTGAGCAGAGGGGCCTCAGATGAGGACCTGAAGAAGGCCTACCGCAGACTGGCCCTCAAGTTCCACCCTGACAAGAACCGCGCGCCTGGCGCCACTGAAGCTTTCAAAG CCATTGGCACAGCATACGCAGTACTTAGCAACCCAGAGAAAAGGAAGCAGTATGACCAGTTCGGCGATGACAAGAACCAGGCAGCCCGGCACGGCCATGGGCACGGGGACTTCCACCGCGGCTTTGAAGCCGACATCTCCCCTGAAGACCTCTTCAACATGTTCTTTGGAGGTGGCTTCCCGTCTA GTAACGTCCATGTCTATAGCAACGGCCGCATGCGCTACACGTACCATCAAAGGCAGGACCGCAGGGAGAACCAGGGTGAT ggtgggctgggggtgTTTGTCCAGCTGATGCCCATCCTCATCCTGATCCTCGTGTCAGCTCTCAGCCAGCTCATGGTTTCCAGTCCACCCTACAGTCTCAGCCTGAGACC GTCGGTGGGCCACGTCCACAGGCGAGTCACTGACCACCTGAACGTCGTTTACTACGTGGCAGACACGTTTTCTGAGGAGTACACAGGCTCCAGCCTCAAAATGGTTGAACGGAATGTGGAAGACGATTATATTGCCAATCTCCGAAACAACTGTTGGAAGGAAAAGCAGcaaa AGGAAGGCTTGCTGTACCGGGCCCGCTACTTTGGTGACGCAGATATGTACCACAAAGCACAGAAGATGGGCACCCCGAGCTGTAACCGACTGTCAGAG GGATCCAGCTACAGACTCTGCTTTGAGGCCGTTTGCTGGTGCCTctgggagagagaaacagactGCAGGAGGGCGACGGGGCAGGGGCTGAG ACTATGA
- the DNAJB12 gene encoding dnaJ homolog subfamily B member 12 isoform X4, producing MESNKDEAERCISIALKAIQSNQPDRALRFLEKAQRLYPTPRVRALIKSLNQKPQSAGDQPQPAEATQATHRKAGGASAPSANGEAGGGESTKGYTAEQVAAVKRVKQCKDYYEILGVSRGASDEDLKKAYRRLALKFHPDKNRAPGATEAFKAIGTAYAVLSNPEKRKQYDQFGDDKNQAARHGHGHGDFHRGFEADISPEDLFNMFFGGGFPSSNVHVYSNGRMRYTYHQRQDRRENQGDGGLGVFVQLMPILILILVSALSQLMVSSPPYSLSLRPSVGHVHRRVTDHLNVVYYVADTFSEEYTGSSLKMVERNVEDDYIANLRNNCWKEKQQRHLDLSVGPWGRLTRITEEGLLYRARYFGDADMYHKAQKMGTPSCNRLSETMKSLENLW from the exons ATGGAATCCAACAAGGATGAAGCCGAGCGCTGTATTAGCATCGCCCTCAAGGCCATCCAGAGCAACCAGCCCGACCGGGCGCTCCGCTTCCTGGAGAAGGCGCAGCGGCTGTACCCGACGCCTCGAGTTCGCG CCCTGATCAAGTCCCTCAACCAGAAACCACAGTCGGCCGGCGACCAACCGCAACCCGCCGAGGCAACCCAGGCGACCCATAGGAAAGCAGGTGGGGCCAGCGCCCCCTCGGCCAACGGTGAAGCCGGAGGAGGAGAGAGCACCAAAGGCTACACTGCCGAACAAGTAGCGGCCGTGAAAAG GGTCAAGCAATGTAAAGATTACTACGAGATCCTGGGGGTGAGCAGAGGGGCCTCAGATGAGGACCTGAAGAAGGCCTACCGCAGACTGGCCCTCAAGTTCCACCCTGACAAGAACCGCGCGCCTGGCGCCACTGAAGCTTTCAAAG CCATTGGCACAGCATACGCAGTACTTAGCAACCCAGAGAAAAGGAAGCAGTATGACCAGTTCGGCGATGACAAGAACCAGGCAGCCCGGCACGGCCATGGGCACGGGGACTTCCACCGCGGCTTTGAAGCCGACATCTCCCCTGAAGACCTCTTCAACATGTTCTTTGGAGGTGGCTTCCCGTCTA GTAACGTCCATGTCTATAGCAACGGCCGCATGCGCTACACGTACCATCAAAGGCAGGACCGCAGGGAGAACCAGGGTGAT ggtgggctgggggtgTTTGTCCAGCTGATGCCCATCCTCATCCTGATCCTCGTGTCAGCTCTCAGCCAGCTCATGGTTTCCAGTCCACCCTACAGTCTCAGCCTGAGACC GTCGGTGGGCCACGTCCACAGGCGAGTCACTGACCACCTGAACGTCGTTTACTACGTGGCAGACACGTTTTCTGAGGAGTACACAGGCTCCAGCCTCAAAATGGTTGAACGGAATGTGGAAGACGATTATATTGCCAATCTCCGAAACAACTGTTGGAAGGAAAAGCAGcaaa GGCATCTGGATCTATCCGTGGGACCCTGGGGCCGTCTCACCAGAATAACAG AGGAAGGCTTGCTGTACCGGGCCCGCTACTTTGGTGACGCAGATATGTACCACAAAGCACAGAAGATGGGCACCCCGAGCTGTAACCGACTGTCAGAG ACTATGAAATCCCTGGAGAATTTGTGGTGA
- the DNAJB12 gene encoding dnaJ homolog subfamily B member 12 isoform X1, whose protein sequence is MESNKDEAERCISIALKAIQSNQPDRALRFLEKAQRLYPTPRVRALIKSLNQKPQSAGDQPQPAEATQATHRKAGGASAPSANGEAGGGESTKGYTAEQVAAVKRVKQCKDYYEILGVSRGASDEDLKKAYRRLALKFHPDKNRAPGATEAFKAIGTAYAVLSNPEKRKQYDQFGDDKNQAARHGHGHGDFHRGFEADISPEDLFNMFFGGGFPSSNVHVYSNGRMRYTYHQRQDRRENQGDGGLGVFVQLMPILILILVSALSQLMVSSPPYSLSLRPSVGHVHRRVTDHLNVVYYVADTFSEEYTGSSLKMVERNVEDDYIANLRNNCWKEKQQRHLDLSVGPWGRLTRITEEGLLYRARYFGDADMYHKAQKMGTPSCNRLSEGSSYRLCFEAVCWCLWERETDCRRATGQGLRL, encoded by the exons ATGGAATCCAACAAGGATGAAGCCGAGCGCTGTATTAGCATCGCCCTCAAGGCCATCCAGAGCAACCAGCCCGACCGGGCGCTCCGCTTCCTGGAGAAGGCGCAGCGGCTGTACCCGACGCCTCGAGTTCGCG CCCTGATCAAGTCCCTCAACCAGAAACCACAGTCGGCCGGCGACCAACCGCAACCCGCCGAGGCAACCCAGGCGACCCATAGGAAAGCAGGTGGGGCCAGCGCCCCCTCGGCCAACGGTGAAGCCGGAGGAGGAGAGAGCACCAAAGGCTACACTGCCGAACAAGTAGCGGCCGTGAAAAG GGTCAAGCAATGTAAAGATTACTACGAGATCCTGGGGGTGAGCAGAGGGGCCTCAGATGAGGACCTGAAGAAGGCCTACCGCAGACTGGCCCTCAAGTTCCACCCTGACAAGAACCGCGCGCCTGGCGCCACTGAAGCTTTCAAAG CCATTGGCACAGCATACGCAGTACTTAGCAACCCAGAGAAAAGGAAGCAGTATGACCAGTTCGGCGATGACAAGAACCAGGCAGCCCGGCACGGCCATGGGCACGGGGACTTCCACCGCGGCTTTGAAGCCGACATCTCCCCTGAAGACCTCTTCAACATGTTCTTTGGAGGTGGCTTCCCGTCTA GTAACGTCCATGTCTATAGCAACGGCCGCATGCGCTACACGTACCATCAAAGGCAGGACCGCAGGGAGAACCAGGGTGAT ggtgggctgggggtgTTTGTCCAGCTGATGCCCATCCTCATCCTGATCCTCGTGTCAGCTCTCAGCCAGCTCATGGTTTCCAGTCCACCCTACAGTCTCAGCCTGAGACC GTCGGTGGGCCACGTCCACAGGCGAGTCACTGACCACCTGAACGTCGTTTACTACGTGGCAGACACGTTTTCTGAGGAGTACACAGGCTCCAGCCTCAAAATGGTTGAACGGAATGTGGAAGACGATTATATTGCCAATCTCCGAAACAACTGTTGGAAGGAAAAGCAGcaaa GGCATCTGGATCTATCCGTGGGACCCTGGGGCCGTCTCACCAGAATAACAG AGGAAGGCTTGCTGTACCGGGCCCGCTACTTTGGTGACGCAGATATGTACCACAAAGCACAGAAGATGGGCACCCCGAGCTGTAACCGACTGTCAGAG GGATCCAGCTACAGACTCTGCTTTGAGGCCGTTTGCTGGTGCCTctgggagagagaaacagactGCAGGAGGGCGACGGGGCAGGGGCTGAG ACTATGA